The Lolium rigidum isolate FL_2022 chromosome 1, APGP_CSIRO_Lrig_0.1, whole genome shotgun sequence region TCAAACTTACTCCACAAAAGATGTTCTTAAACGTCTAATAACTGAACTATACAAAGAGAGCGAAGACACACCAGGTGATATCACCAACCTAGAGATTGATGGCCTTCAAAATATACTGATAACCTTCATTGCGGACAAGAAGTACTTGATCATATTGGATGATGTTTGGACTCCAAAAGCATTTGATGAATTTTCTAGGCTTATTCGTAATGGAAAGAACAGTAGACTGATTATCACAACACGGGAAGGTGATGTCGCTGCACGTGCCACTCCAGATCGTATGTTAACACTAAAAGATTTACCAGAAGACAAGGCATGGGATCTCTTCTGCAAGACAACCTTTGCAAGCTATGCTGATCATGAATGTCCTAAAGACCTGAAACCTTTGTCTGAGGAAATAGTTCTCCGCTGCAAAGGCCTGCCTCTTGCTATTGTGTCAGTTGGTAGCCTCCTTCGTGTGCGTGAGAAAACTGTGGAAGAATGGAGAAGAATAAATGACCAGTTGGGCTGGGAGCTAATAAATAATCCTATGCTCGGCGATGTGAGGAATGTTTTGCATCTGAGCTACATCTACCTTCCAACACAATTGAAAAGTTGTTTCCTGTATTGCAGCTTATTTTCTGAAGGCTATCTTTTTggaagaaacatgcttgcacggtTATGGACAGCAGAGGGATTCATCGAGGAGAGGGGTGCAAGCACATTTGAACAAGTGGCTGAAGGATACATGAAAGAGTTGGTCCAGAGAAACATGCTACAACTTGTTCAAAGGAACTCATTTGGTAGGATGAAGATGTTCAGAATGCACGATATCCTACGAGAATTGGCAATTGATTTGTGTCGGAATGATCTTTTTGGTGTTACATATGACGAAGACAGATGTGCAGGATCTCTTGATAAGGATGGGCGTCGATTGGTAGTACAGAAACTAAAGAAGGACATTGAACGATCAATTTCAAGTGTACACCAGCTTCGATCCATCACTGTATTAGACAAGAGTATGCCATCACTCACTCTACTACATTTGCTGTGTGAGATGTCAACATATATGACTGTGCTAGAATTAAGTGGTCTACCTATCGTGAATATTCCATATGCTATTGGGAATCTTTTCAATCTTCGTCATTTAGGTCTGCGTAGATCAAAAGTTAAGATGCTCCCAAAGTCTGTTGAGAAGCTTTCAAATTTGTTGACACTCGACCTTAGTAGATCTGACATAGACGAGCTACCTGGTGGGATTGTTAAACTGAAGAAGCTTAGACACTTGTTCGCTCAAAAAGTTAAATATCTAAATGGCAGATTTCTCTTGTCGTCAAGTGGTGTAAGAATCCGCAGCGGTCTTGGTAATCTAACAAACCTGCAGACACTACAATCGTTGGAAGCACAGGATGAGTCTGTTAGAAAATTGAGGGAGCTAAGACAACTGAGAAGCCTACGGTTATTCAATGTGAAGAGAGTGTACCATGAACCCCTCTGCGAGTCTCTAGTGGAAATGCATTTTTTGTCCAAGCTACATGTTATTGCAAGTGATGAGAATGAGGTTCTTTTGTTAAATGCCCTCCCGCCAAACCTACAAAAGCTAAATTTGACAGGAAAATTAGACATAGACTCTTTCCAAGCTGTAGGTCGGAACTTATATTCCTTGCGTCTAAATCTATCACAGCTGACAGAAGACCCCCTGCCATCCATTTCTCTGTTGTCAAATTTGACAGAGCTATTTCTTGATGGAGCATACAACGGAGAGAAGCTGGTATTTCTCGCGGAGTGGTTTCCCAACCTGAAGACTCTTCAGTTAAGGGACCTTCATAATCTTAAGAAGCTAGATATACAGGAAGGTGCTATGGTGACTTTAGAAAAATTATCGCTAGTCAACCTTGACAGCATCACAGAAATCCCACCTGGTATTAAGTTCCTCGTGACCCTCCGGTATCTAGGCTTTCACGAAATCACACAGGGCTTTTTGACGTTGTTGCGTGAATGTGTTCGAAATGGTGGTATGCGCCAGTTCTGGTATACTCCGCGAGCTTGACTGCTCCTTGCTAGTCCATAAATGTGTATGTAAGTCACACAACTGCTCGCTAGTTGATTCTTTGCACTGGTACTCGTTTTCTCATGCATATTAATAACTAGTTTAACATGTGTTGATGAGAGTTGTTGCTATATACGTAGGTTGGCAGAAGGAAGGATGGAAGTGAAATGTCTTCATCTGATGCTTCAAGACTCCTGCCTTTAGCTCCTCTTGACAAACATTGGACTATTGCATCTCTTGTTCCATACCGTGCTTCATTTTCATTCTTTGTGTTCACAGAAATAACAATTACGGGCTACTGTAGGTGTGCTTGTGAAATGTGTTTATCTGTTTCTTTTAATAACATTGCACCTATTGTAAGGCTAGATATGTGTATTGCTCGCTGTCTTTTAATTATTAGTGTCAGGATTTGGAAGTGGAAAGGTTCGTCCCGAAGAAGGTTTTCCTGCTACTTCCAAATATTTAGAGTTCGTTTCATAGACTACAAGTTGTAATTTGACTCTATAAGTCCACCCCTTGTTGATCAATCTGTACACTATGGTTTTTTTCTTTGCCAATATACTTGGTACTGTTATATACTatggcatttcttgctttcaaagaTAATTTGAATATCTGCTTGAAAATTGCAGTGCATGAATCCTTCAGTACAGCTAATTCTCCTTGTAAACTCATGGTAAGGACTAGGAAGATTAAGCATGGCGACTGACGACTGGCAAGGAGATAATTTGAATCCCCTTGTAAACTCCTTCTAATCCTCAAGTTTTGTAGTGTATGTTCAGTGATTTGCAGAGAAgcaagaaaaaaaggcaagtaaTATAATGAGTAATGTTCAGAAAGTTGCAGCGTCAACACATATTTACACTGGGTTCACTCCTTCTGGTTGGACTGTCGGAGCGCCTCCTGTCGTGAGTTCATCGGCCGTCGGTGAGTTTCGTCTTCCACCAGAGAGACAGGAGCCAGAAAAGGAGAAGTTCTCCGTTGGTGCGTGTGGTGACGAAGCCCTGCACCTTAAAGCGGAGGGTAAGCTGCATAGTAAAGGGAAGAAGCTCCGTTCTGCTGGCGTGTGCGGCGATGAGGCGCTGCTGCCGGTGGAGATTTAACTCCTTGGTATCGACTATCCAGTTAGTGAGGCCGTGGACGAAGAGGGGTTGGGCAGTGGCAGAAACGCCTGCAGATTGAACTCCTTGGCATCGACGGGTGTGGCGATGGGGCCCTACCACCGATCAGGATTCAGTACTTTGGCTTGTTGATCTTGTTAGTGAGCTCGTGGATGAAGAGTTGCTGAGCGGTGGCAAGCACACGCGAGCTGATCTGGTATGTTCCTTTTTCTTCAGCTAGCAGAAGCGAATTTCCTCCACATGTGGTAGCTAATTGTGTCAATTAGTTCTACACAAAGACAGATGCTGCTGAAAAACAAAAGAAGAGAGAGAAGAAGTCACTGAACGTACCATAGTCTTGATTTAGTTGGCTACAGCCACACAAGACAATAGAAAGCACAGAAAAGAAACTGCTGACCACAACAGGAACTACTAACCACATCATATATAACATGAAAGTAATAAAAAAACCACTTTTAAACTTAGGAGTATATGCTCTTGGTACCCGagaaaacattttaaaatgtcaacaaAAAAACCTGAACAAAAATTTGGCGCGTATATGTCAACACTATATGTGTGCAtaccaagtttcacgaaaaaataatatttgtgTGTCATGTGTtaaaaagataaagaaatgtcCTGTGAAAAGCTTTTTTAATCACCAAAGTTTGTTTTATTGCACGCGACACACACAAAAATGTCGATTTTCCACGGAACGACTTTATGAGTACACATAATATCGAGATTTACGCAACAATTTTCTAtttagatttttttgacatttttaaactatgtttaaaattcatttcaaaacgGGTGTAAAATCGACTCATCTAGATACAAAAGAAGTGCATAGGCATAGCTGAATAGGCTTAGGGTGTGCAATGTGATTGGCCACTAAAACAAGAGCATCTACACCTGAGATCAGAaacggatttccggaaccaaaacgtTCCGCAACCAAAACGCTAAATGCAGACAAGACAACCGNNNNNNNNNNNNNNNNNNNNNNNNNNNNNN contains the following coding sequences:
- the LOC124683889 gene encoding disease resistance protein RPM1-like; its protein translation is MAEVVILSVVIKIGVALGKEAVKQASLQFQQFNTQLTELQGRMGRIRMELRLMHGFLCGVDIRNRRNQTYEIWVQELRMLAHEIEDIMDEYLYFVGHKHGTGWGTYLKKGCKQPNVLISLNKIASMVMEAETNLGHLFLVKSRWVSVVDGGNSSNSSDIVERSQHLASSSRSLGEEDLVGVDEDREQLETWLRGMHLDCSVVIVLHGMGGLGKTALAANVYMKEREKFDCHAWVFVSQTYSTKDVLKRLITELYKESEDTPGDITNLEIDGLQNILITFIADKKYLIILDDVWTPKAFDEFSRLIRNGKNSRLIITTREGDVAARATPDRMLTLKDLPEDKAWDLFCKTTFASYADHECPKDLKPLSEEIVLRCKGLPLAIVSVGSLLRVREKTVEEWRRINDQLGWELINNPMLGDVRNVLHLSYIYLPTQLKSCFLYCSLFSEGYLFGRNMLARLWTAEGFIEERGASTFEQVAEGYMKELVQRNMLQLVQRNSFGRMKMFRMHDILRELAIDLCRNDLFGVTYDEDRCAGSLDKDGRRLVVQKLKKDIERSISSVHQLRSITVLDKSMPSLTLLHLLCEMSTYMTVLELSGLPIVNIPYAIGNLFNLRHLGLRRSKVKMLPKSVEKLSNLLTLDLSRSDIDELPGGIVKLKKLRHLFAQKVKYLNGRFLLSSSGVRIRSGLGNLTNLQTLQSLEAQDESVRKLRELRQLRSLRLFNVKRVYHEPLCESLVEMHFLSKLHVIASDENEVLLLNALPPNLQKLNLTGKLDIDSFQAVGRNLYSLRLNLSQLTEDPLPSISLLSNLTELFLDGAYNGEKLVFLAEWFPNLKTLQLRDLHNLKKLDIQEGAMVTLEKLSLVNLDSITEIPPGIKFLVTLRYLGFHEITQGFLTLLRECVRNGGMRQFWYTPRA